A region from the bacterium genome encodes:
- a CDS encoding YfhO family protein, whose translation MGRVKRAKKLPIAGPKAISESTLNKILITILFVLPIIYFAPFLSGSKMLYGSDWLLGAYSSMKWVADCIKANGSAPLWNPAVFCGLPAGNPYTFYTLLTLVLPVHVVWTYLFVFGTFLAGLGMYLYLKELKLSLSPCFIGALVYMGCGSVLSMTYPGHEGKIMAAGLFPFILLFLHKGLAEHRLVYFLFAGGVGGFAATHAHFQLIYYAGIVCIFYLLYHLIWQRNENKLKGSLRLMSYSVAGLVLAGGLLAINYLPIFAGIGWGARGEGRGYEFATSWALPPNELLGLLTPHFSGILDNYWGENYFKLDTQYIGIVPLLLAVVAMVFRSREKYVKFFIGLAVVATVFAVGGHTPLYRIPYHILPGIKKFRGPSMIFFLGAFSIAVLLGFGIQLFIENQKAIVKSKKLKKLGLLLGIIFGIVVIFSLICSLGKESVLSFLKEHFQPVLLASYGPGLTQQKLQTIVQNYPYFIGGLGRTIFLIAVNSILIILLATKKLKLVPWTIVSAVILLFDQWSIEKKFLKSVPHPKEYYKADEVVNFLSSTGSQPVDNSLYRVFPVYYEHSTDGYLPLHNIQSVGGYVPNPGERYQKLIGAGESVMFNAPNLMRYRNIVDILNVKYIVSLWVPDDISGYPENIQKAIEDFKLSFFKKWGISWTEVRNRLKLVYRDARGYAVYENENALPRVWITHNFKVVPREQVLKELKSTEFDPRTIVLIEEEPSTIQNLELRIQNSEKVKIVGYTPNKITIETELEAPGFLVLSENWHSDWKVYVDGKESKLYVADYALRAVQLDEGEHKVEFIYDSPYFKIGATLSFISFLFLLGVIGFWVRTRKRSQ comes from the coding sequence ATGGGGAGAGTAAAGAGAGCTAAAAAATTACCTATAGCGGGACCTAAAGCTATCTCTGAGAGTACCTTAAATAAAATACTCATAACTATACTATTTGTCCTCCCAATAATCTATTTTGCACCATTCCTTTCTGGCTCTAAGATGCTATATGGGTCAGATTGGTTATTGGGTGCATATTCATCAATGAAATGGGTAGCTGATTGTATTAAAGCTAATGGGAGTGCTCCTTTGTGGAATCCGGCTGTCTTTTGCGGGTTACCGGCTGGTAATCCATACACTTTTTATACACTTCTAACACTTGTTTTACCTGTTCATGTAGTTTGGACATATCTTTTTGTGTTCGGTACATTTTTAGCGGGATTGGGTATGTATTTATACTTGAAAGAACTTAAGCTTTCTCTTTCCCCTTGTTTTATTGGGGCGTTAGTCTATATGGGATGCGGGTCTGTACTTTCTATGACTTATCCGGGGCATGAGGGTAAAATTATGGCTGCTGGTTTGTTTCCTTTTATACTACTTTTTTTACACAAAGGACTTGCAGAACATAGACTTGTTTACTTTCTATTTGCCGGCGGGGTAGGTGGGTTTGCTGCTACACATGCACATTTTCAACTTATCTATTATGCTGGTATAGTGTGTATATTTTATCTACTTTATCATCTTATATGGCAAAGAAATGAAAATAAGTTGAAAGGGTCTTTAAGACTTATGAGTTATTCTGTTGCTGGGTTAGTATTGGCAGGTGGCTTATTAGCTATAAACTATTTACCTATTTTTGCAGGTATAGGATGGGGGGCAAGAGGTGAGGGCCGGGGGTATGAATTTGCTACCTCGTGGGCATTGCCACCTAATGAACTTTTAGGCTTATTGACACCACACTTTTCTGGTATATTAGATAATTACTGGGGAGAGAACTATTTTAAACTTGATACGCAATATATTGGAATAGTGCCATTGCTACTTGCTGTTGTAGCAATGGTATTCAGAAGTAGAGAAAAGTATGTCAAATTCTTCATTGGACTTGCTGTTGTTGCAACAGTATTTGCTGTCGGAGGACATACTCCACTTTATCGTATACCTTATCATATCCTTCCAGGGATAAAGAAGTTTAGGGGTCCCTCAATGATTTTCTTCCTTGGTGCTTTTTCAATTGCTGTCCTTTTAGGATTTGGAATCCAACTCTTTATAGAAAATCAAAAAGCAATAGTTAAAAGTAAAAAGTTGAAAAAACTCGGTCTCTTATTAGGAATTATATTTGGGATAGTTGTAATTTTTAGTCTTATTTGCTCGTTAGGGAAAGAATCTGTGCTTTCATTCTTAAAAGAACATTTTCAGCCAGTTTTACTTGCAAGCTATGGTCCCGGACTTACCCAACAAAAATTACAAACCATTGTCCAAAATTATCCTTATTTTATTGGAGGGCTGGGCAGGACTATATTTTTGATAGCCGTTAATTCTATCCTTATAATATTGTTGGCTACAAAGAAGCTAAAATTAGTTCCGTGGACAATAGTTAGTGCAGTAATACTGCTATTTGACCAGTGGAGTATTGAGAAGAAGTTCTTGAAGAGTGTACCACATCCGAAAGAATATTATAAAGCTGATGAAGTTGTAAATTTTTTATCCAGCACAGGCTCCCAACCTGTGGACAACTCCTTGTATCGAGTATTTCCTGTTTATTATGAACACTCAACTGATGGCTATCTTCCACTTCATAATATACAGAGTGTAGGTGGCTATGTCCCAAATCCGGGTGAGAGATATCAGAAACTTATTGGCGCAGGAGAGAGTGTTATGTTCAATGCACCTAATCTGATGAGATATAGAAATATAGTTGATATTTTAAATGTTAAATATATTGTCTCTTTATGGGTACCCGATGATATCTCAGGTTATCCAGAAAATATACAGAAAGCAATTGAAGACTTTAAACTTAGCTTTTTTAAAAAATGGGGTATAAGCTGGACAGAAGTTCGGAATAGACTTAAACTTGTCTACAGGGATGCACGTGGATATGCAGTGTATGAGAATGAGAATGCATTACCAAGGGTATGGATTACCCATAATTTTAAAGTCGTGCCAAGAGAACAAGTGCTTAAGGAATTAAAGAGCACTGAGTTTGACCCCCGAACTATAGTGCTAATTGAAGAAGAACCGTCTACAATTCAGAATTTAGAACTCAGAATTCAGAATTCTGAAAAGGTTAAAATAGTTGGATATACTCCTAATAAAATTACTATTGAGACAGAACTTGAGGCTCCCGGTTTTCTTGTATTATCAGAAAACTGGCACTCGGATTGGAAGGTTTATGTTGATGGTAAAGAATCTAAGTTATATGTAGCAGATTATGCTTTGAGAGCTGTTCAGCTTGATGAGGGTGAACATAAAGTAGAATTCATTTATGATTCTCCGTATTTTAAAATAGGAGCTACGCTTTCTTTTATTTCATTTCTGTTCTTACTTGGTGTAATTGGATTTTGGGTTAGAACAAGAAAACGGAGTCAATAA
- a CDS encoding polyprenol monophosphomannose synthase produces MRVLIIIPTYNEIENIEKLIQLIFSYVPQADILVIDDNSKDGTGEYVEKLSKSEPRIHIIHRPEKLGLGTAYRFGFKYAIKMGYDYIFEMDADLSHNPEDIPRFIEEIKNCDLVIGSRYSDGVSVVNWPMLRLLLSYFANLYARVVTGVPVKDLTSGFKCYKRETLEGMPLERISSDGYGFQIETVYWAYHSGFKMGELSIIFTDREKGSSKMTKRIIWEAFWLVWKLRLFSLFKTRSKWKRVKPRITQKRRSD; encoded by the coding sequence ATGCGTGTTCTTATTATCATACCTACTTATAATGAAATAGAAAATATAGAAAAGCTAATTCAACTTATATTTTCCTACGTCCCACAAGCAGATATACTTGTAATCGATGATAACTCAAAAGATGGGACTGGTGAATATGTAGAAAAATTATCAAAGAGTGAACCAAGAATTCACATTATTCATCGGCCTGAAAAGCTTGGCTTAGGGACAGCCTATAGATTTGGTTTCAAGTATGCAATAAAAATGGGATATGATTACATTTTTGAAATGGACGCAGACTTATCTCATAATCCTGAAGATATTCCAAGGTTTATTGAAGAGATAAAAAATTGCGACCTCGTAATAGGCTCCAGATACTCAGATGGTGTATCAGTTGTTAACTGGCCAATGTTAAGGCTTCTGCTTTCTTACTTTGCTAACCTTTATGCTAGAGTGGTAACTGGAGTTCCAGTGAAAGATTTGACTTCAGGATTCAAATGTTACAAAAGAGAAACTTTGGAAGGGATGCCACTTGAAAGAATTAGCTCAGATGGTTATGGGTTTCAAATTGAGACAGTATACTGGGCTTATCACAGTGGATTTAAAATGGGTGAGCTATCGATTATATTTACAGATAGAGAAAAGGGGAGTTCTAAAATGACTAAACGTATTATTTGGGAGGCATTTTGGTTGGTGTGGAAACTGAGGCTGTTTTCACTTTTTAAGACCCGTTCCAAATGGAAACGGGTCAAGCCGCGGATTACACAGAAAAGAAGGTCAGATTAA
- the ispD gene encoding 2-C-methyl-D-erythritol 4-phosphate cytidylyltransferase: MSINISAIIVAAGEGSRIGASIPKPYIKLNGIPIIALTLKPFDQSTEIENIVVVTHWKWIDYCQSEIIRKFGFKKVITVVKGGNERQDSVNVGLDVVDGDIVLIHDAVRPFVTQDFIISLIRECKKYGAVVPGIPVTDTIKEVDGNFVHCTIQRDRAYSIQTPQVFKTNIIRKAYQEAYATRFYGTDDASLVERLGIKVRVIKGLPTNIKITTNEDLLYAKAIINQCKIIN; the protein is encoded by the coding sequence ATGTCTATTAATATTTCTGCAATAATAGTAGCAGCGGGTGAGGGGTCAAGGATAGGGGCTTCTATTCCTAAACCATACATTAAATTAAATGGAATCCCAATTATAGCATTGACCTTAAAGCCATTTGACCAGTCCACGGAGATAGAGAATATAGTGGTTGTTACTCACTGGAAATGGATTGATTACTGCCAATCTGAAATTATAAGAAAATTTGGATTTAAAAAGGTTATTACTGTAGTAAAAGGTGGTAATGAAAGACAGGATTCTGTGAATGTAGGGCTCGATGTAGTAGATGGTGACATTGTGCTCATCCACGATGCTGTGCGGCCATTTGTTACACAAGATTTTATAATTTCGTTAATTAGGGAATGTAAAAAATATGGAGCAGTGGTTCCAGGTATTCCTGTGACCGATACGATTAAAGAAGTAGATGGTAATTTTGTACACTGTACTATTCAGAGAGACCGTGCTTATTCTATTCAGACACCACAAGTTTTCAAAACTAATATAATAAGAAAAGCATACCAAGAAGCCTATGCTACCAGATTCTATGGGACAGATGATGCATCACTTGTAGAAAGACTAGGAATCAAGGTAAGGGTTATCAAGGGACTGCCTACCAACATAAAAATCACGACTAATGAAGACCTTTTATATGCAAAAGCAATTATAAATCAATGCAAAATTATCAATTAA
- the ispF gene encoding 2-C-methyl-D-erythritol 2,4-cyclodiphosphate synthase: protein MRVGFGYDFHRLVEGKPLIIGGVKIPWSKGLLGHSDGDALSHAIGDAILGASGKRDIGTYFPDCDPKYKGISSLILLQKIMKIAKVEIINVDSVIICESPKLSSYILAIRKKIAKTLDVSIRCISIKAKTNEGVGPIGKGEGIAAYAIIFCQKKLDK from the coding sequence ATGAGAGTAGGTTTTGGTTATGATTTCCATCGTTTAGTGGAAGGGAAACCATTAATCATTGGAGGGGTGAAAATTCCATGGTCCAAAGGGCTTTTGGGACACTCTGATGGTGATGCTCTTTCTCATGCTATTGGTGATGCAATATTAGGAGCAAGTGGTAAGAGGGATATTGGGACATACTTCCCGGATTGTGATCCAAAATATAAGGGTATATCAAGTCTTATTTTACTTCAAAAGATAATGAAAATTGCAAAAGTAGAAATTATAAATGTGGATTCAGTTATAATATGTGAGTCACCAAAACTTTCGTCTTATATTTTAGCTATACGAAAGAAGATTGCTAAAACACTAGATGTTTCTATAAGATGTATATCTATAAAAGCAAAAACTAACGAAGGAGTAGGACCTATAGGTAAAGGAGAGGGAATAGCAGCTTATGCGATAATATTTTGTCAAAAAAAACTTGACAAATAA